Proteins found in one Zea mays cultivar B73 chromosome 1, Zm-B73-REFERENCE-NAM-5.0, whole genome shotgun sequence genomic segment:
- the LOC100278071 gene encoding uncharacterized protein LOC100278071, whose amino-acid sequence MATPLARAPLPGALLRPAPAVLRLATRCRFRATAASGEGAAGPMLRTCKNCKQQYDPSVNHPYACRHHTAHFGGETKRKFESVYAGGTMDTPNSGKVFQYWHCCGSEDPFDVGCTASPHCSYDD is encoded by the exons ATGGCCACGCCACTTGCTCGTGCGCCGCTCCCGGGGGCCCTACTTCGCCCCGCTCCCGCCGTCCTTCGGTTGGCCACGCGCTGCCGTTTCCGGGCCACGGCGGCCAGCGGTGAAGGCGCGGCTGGGCCGATGCTGCGCACTTGCAAGAACTGCAAGCAGCAGTACGACCCGTCCGTGAACCACCCCTACGCTTGCCGTCACCACACCGCCCACTTCGGAG GAGAAACAAAGAGAAAATTTGAGAGCGTTTATGCTGGAGGGACCATGGATACTCCAAATTCAGGCAAAGTGTTTCAGTATTGGCATTGCTGTGGGTCGGAAGACCCATTTGATGTGGGTTGTACTGCTTCTCCTCACTGTTCTTATGATGATTGA
- the LOC100276976 gene encoding uncharacterized protein LOC100276976 precursor yields MDMEKALALVLLVSAAILLGAHQPTSAQVFCRSQFNLANEACSMRNFIPGPGVRRGGLPRQQQLNETTSPSTATTASAVSQVLQSRSDDDDDSHGGRRSRRRHQHRHSEDGEGEDPRDTACCRRLMGLDNSCVCQATARLPPFMISVRHVITLTPVEGCEISFECPGPLF; encoded by the coding sequence ATGGACATGGAGAAGGCCCTAGCCCTAGTTCTACTGGTATCAGCTGCCATACTCCTAGGCGCGCACCAGCCGACGAGCGCTCAGGTGTTCTGCCGCTCGCAGTTCAACCTGGCCAACGAGGCGTGCAGCATGCGGAATTTCATCCCGGGGCCGGGGGTGAGGCGCGGGGGCCTGCCGCGGCAGCAGCAGCTCAACGAGACGACGTCGCCGTCGACGGCCACCACCGCCAGCGCTGTCAGTCAGGTGCTGCAGTCCcggagcgacgacgacgacgacagccACGGCGGGAGGCGGTCCCGGCGCCGGCACCAGCACCGGCACAGCGAGGACGGGGAGGGCGAGGACCCGCGCGACACGGCGTGCTGCCGCAGGCTCATGGGCCTCGACAACTCGTGCGTCTGCCAGGCCACCGCGCGCCTGCCGCCCTTCATGATCTCCGTCAGGCACGTCATCACGCTCACGCCCGTCGAGGGCTGCGAGATCTCCTTCGAGTGCCCTGGCCCGCTCTTCTGA